One genomic region from Acidimicrobiales bacterium encodes:
- a CDS encoding dihydrofolate reductase family protein, producing MSQVRVHNFSISLDGFGTGDGITFDAPFGHAGEHLHEWMFATRFWRSMVGEPGGTAGVDHSFAARHGLGFGAEIMGRGKFGPQTGPWTDVGTDDEWRGWWGPNPPFHTPVFVLTHHPRPSIEMEGGTVFHFVDATPHEVLDLAREAAGDLDVRLGGGPTVVRDFLAADLIDTLHVVQVPILLGRGVRLWDGIEGVEERYEIEAASSPSGVTHVTFTRR from the coding sequence ATGTCCCAGGTCCGGGTCCACAACTTCTCGATCTCCCTGGACGGGTTCGGGACGGGCGACGGCATCACGTTCGATGCGCCGTTCGGCCACGCCGGGGAACACCTGCACGAGTGGATGTTCGCCACCCGGTTCTGGCGGTCGATGGTCGGCGAGCCCGGTGGCACCGCAGGTGTCGACCACTCGTTCGCCGCACGCCACGGCCTGGGCTTCGGGGCCGAGATCATGGGCCGGGGCAAGTTCGGCCCGCAGACCGGCCCGTGGACCGATGTCGGCACCGACGACGAGTGGCGTGGCTGGTGGGGGCCGAACCCACCGTTCCACACGCCGGTGTTCGTGCTGACCCACCATCCGCGCCCATCGATCGAGATGGAGGGCGGCACCGTGTTCCACTTCGTCGACGCCACCCCGCACGAGGTGCTCGACCTCGCCCGAGAGGCCGCCGGCGACCTCGACGTGCGCCTCGGCGGTGGTCCGACCGTCGTTCGCGACTTCCTCGCCGCCGACCTCATCGACACGCTCCACGTCGTGCAGGTGCCGATCCTGCTCGGCCGCGGCGTTCGCCTGTGGGACGGCATCGAGGGCGTCGAGGAGCGCTATGAGATCGAGGCGGCCTCCTCACCCAGCGGTGTCACCCACGTGACCTTCACCCGTCGATGA
- a CDS encoding sulfite exporter TauE/SafE family protein, with product MTGLEVLVALAAVAAGSTVQRTLGFGAALVSVPLLLLIDPRLVPGPITIAGLALIGLMLVGTHRDADWRGVRWIAVGLVPGTVVAGVAVALLPQTMLVAGAGLLILAAVGAVLAQRHPPVGRRSLLGSGALSGFMGTTAGVGGPPVALLYHGAQAAVLRATLARVFLVSAVLTLVALAGARRLGTTEWMTGLALMPGGPLGYAVGGRLAGRVDGARLRTGVLVVSALSALAAIARALL from the coding sequence GTGACCGGGCTCGAGGTGCTGGTGGCGCTGGCCGCGGTGGCCGCCGGGTCCACCGTGCAGCGGACCCTCGGCTTCGGAGCGGCGCTGGTGTCGGTGCCCCTCCTGTTGCTGATCGACCCCCGCCTGGTGCCCGGGCCCATCACCATCGCCGGCCTGGCCCTCATCGGGCTGATGTTGGTGGGCACCCACCGCGACGCCGACTGGCGGGGCGTCCGGTGGATCGCCGTCGGGCTGGTGCCGGGCACGGTGGTGGCCGGCGTGGCCGTGGCCCTCCTGCCCCAGACGATGCTGGTGGCGGGGGCCGGCCTGCTCATCCTGGCCGCGGTGGGGGCGGTGCTGGCCCAGCGGCACCCCCCGGTCGGGCGCCGGTCGCTGTTGGGCAGCGGGGCCCTGTCGGGCTTCATGGGCACCACCGCCGGGGTCGGCGGGCCCCCCGTGGCCCTGCTGTACCACGGGGCCCAGGCTGCGGTGCTGCGCGCCACCCTGGCCCGGGTCTTCCTGGTCAGCGCGGTGCTTACCCTGGTGGCCCTGGCCGGGGCCCGGCGCCTGGGCACCACCGAGTGGATGACAGGCCTGGCCCTCATGCCGGGTGGCCCCTTGGGCTACGCCGTCGGTGGGCGCCTGGCCGGGCGCGTCGACGGGGCCCGGCTCCGCACCGGTGTCCTGGTGGTGTCGGCCCTCTCCGCCCTGGCCGCCATCGCCCGCGCCCTTCTCTGA
- a CDS encoding metalloregulator ArsR/SmtB family transcription factor — MSIRHAASDAPAAGECCPSLLGAPIGVDQADELAAAFAALADPVRLRLLSLVADAGEICSCDLQEPLGKSQPTISHHTKALADAGLIVGEKRGRWVWWSIVPDRLAGLRAALDT; from the coding sequence ATGTCAATACGTCACGCGGCATCTGACGCCCCCGCCGCCGGGGAGTGCTGCCCGTCCCTCCTCGGCGCACCCATCGGCGTCGACCAGGCCGACGAGCTGGCCGCCGCCTTCGCCGCCCTCGCCGACCCCGTCCGCCTCCGGCTGCTCAGCCTCGTCGCCGACGCCGGAGAGATCTGCTCCTGCGACCTGCAGGAGCCCCTGGGCAAGTCCCAACCCACCATCAGCCACCACACCAAGGCCCTCGCTGACGCCGGCCTCATCGTGGGCGAGAAGCGCGGTCGTTGGGTCTGGTGGTCGATCGTGCCGGACCGCCTCGCCGGGTTGCGCGCCGCCCTCGACACCTGA
- a CDS encoding pyridoxamine 5'-phosphate oxidase family protein, producing MTEPRTEQPSMSDYGVGGPDWEPLPWSWAAERLAANRNFWVVTVSAGGRPHALPVWGVWDGERPGFFFSCSPNARKARNLAANPQVVVMTEDTVECLSVEGTATPVEPGDDRERWIAAYLAKYQPISPDINADFIRSHACYAVAPDRALAVIEREEEFSTRATRWAFPG from the coding sequence GTGACCGAGCCCCGCACCGAGCAGCCGTCCATGTCCGACTACGGGGTCGGCGGGCCCGACTGGGAGCCCCTGCCCTGGTCGTGGGCCGCCGAGCGGCTGGCCGCCAACCGCAACTTCTGGGTCGTCACCGTCTCGGCCGGCGGCCGGCCGCACGCTCTGCCCGTCTGGGGGGTGTGGGACGGCGAGCGCCCCGGCTTCTTCTTCTCCTGCTCCCCCAACGCCCGCAAGGCCCGCAACCTGGCCGCCAACCCCCAAGTGGTGGTCATGACCGAGGACACCGTCGAGTGCCTGTCAGTCGAGGGCACGGCCACACCGGTGGAACCGGGCGACGACCGGGAGCGGTGGATCGCCGCCTACCTGGCCAAGTACCAGCCGATCTCCCCCGACATCAACGCCGACTTCATCCGCAGCCACGCCTGCTACGCGGTGGCCCCGGACCGCGCCCTCGCCGTCATCGAGCGCGAGGAGGAGTTCTCCACCCGCGCCACCCGTTGGGCCTTCCCCGGCTGA
- a CDS encoding glycosyltransferase — protein sequence MRRHLRTLVDALAIDHDVCVVALRWPGQAGVVEGVELHLLEPPDGGGWRGARDRAAAVLLGRPVDWRRQARPFRGSLPGLLAERSFDVAHIALDDLALVAPLLGRLPAVVAPLDARHLTIRAQRLDATGARRHWRAHQERAVRRALARDLRPFGAAVFVTDEDAEAVRRLDPALPTRVIPIAVDATVYAPPDEAPPREEELIVFTGTLDAPANVAAARRLATSVLPLVQDHVPGARLALVGRAPAAAVRALGGRPGVEVVADPDDLRPWLWRAGAFASPTAQASGMKNTLLEAMAAGAAAVASPAACRGLDVRDDVHLLLRRSDEDLAEGITAVLRDPRLRDRVGGAARRHVATHHAPRIMGARFAAVYSEAAGRGA from the coding sequence ATGCGACGCCACCTGCGGACGCTGGTCGATGCCCTGGCGATCGACCACGACGTCTGTGTCGTCGCCCTGCGGTGGCCGGGCCAAGCGGGGGTCGTCGAGGGCGTGGAGCTTCACCTGCTGGAGCCGCCCGACGGTGGCGGGTGGCGGGGCGCACGCGACCGGGCGGCCGCGGTCCTCCTCGGACGGCCGGTCGACTGGAGGCGGCAGGCCCGCCCCTTCCGCGGCAGCCTCCCGGGGCTCCTCGCCGAGCGGTCCTTCGACGTCGCTCACATCGCGCTCGACGACCTCGCCCTCGTGGCTCCCCTGCTGGGCCGCCTGCCGGCCGTCGTCGCCCCGCTCGACGCCCGCCACCTCACCATCCGGGCCCAGCGCCTCGACGCGACGGGCGCTCGACGCCACTGGCGGGCCCACCAGGAGCGAGCGGTCCGCCGCGCCCTCGCCCGGGACCTCCGGCCCTTCGGGGCAGCCGTGTTCGTGACCGACGAGGACGCCGAGGCCGTCCGACGGCTCGATCCGGCACTCCCGACGCGGGTGATCCCGATCGCGGTGGACGCCACCGTCTACGCCCCTCCCGACGAGGCGCCCCCGCGGGAGGAGGAGCTGATCGTCTTCACCGGCACGCTCGATGCGCCGGCCAACGTGGCCGCCGCCCGGCGCCTGGCGACCAGCGTGCTGCCCCTCGTCCAGGATCACGTCCCCGGCGCCCGGCTCGCGTTGGTCGGACGGGCTCCGGCGGCCGCGGTGCGGGCTCTCGGGGGGCGCCCCGGTGTCGAGGTGGTGGCGGACCCCGATGACCTCCGGCCCTGGCTCTGGCGGGCCGGCGCCTTCGCCAGCCCCACGGCCCAGGCCAGCGGGATGAAGAACACGCTCCTGGAGGCCATGGCGGCGGGGGCGGCCGCGGTGGCGTCCCCGGCCGCCTGTCGTGGGCTCGACGTGCGCGACGACGTCCACCTGCTGCTCCGCCGGAGCGACGAGGACCTGGCCGAGGGCATCACCGCCGTGCTGCGGGATCCTCGTCTCCGAGACCGGGTCGGTGGCGCGGCGCGGCGTCACGTGGCCACGCACCACGCGCCCCGGATCATGGGCGCACGCTTCGCCGCCGTCTACTCCGAGGCGGCGGGCCGAGGGGCCTGA
- a CDS encoding enoyl-CoA hydratase/isomerase family protein: protein MPGITLERHDGVAVLTVDNPERRNALDPGIARDLIDVCDEVDADPAVGAAVVRGAGGTFCSGADRAVLDSGQPQAGDETYKAMGLVYRSFHRVGQLAVPTVAAVRGAVVGAGLNLMLATDLRVVADDAKVLAGFLRIGVHPGGGFFTLAGRSAGREAAAALGLFSETLVGPALVEAGVAWQAVPDGEVDERALALAGRAAADPELARLAVQSFRRELGPPAIPWDVAIDFERPSQMWSLDRRAAVTDP from the coding sequence GTGCCCGGCATCACCCTGGAGCGCCACGACGGCGTGGCTGTGCTCACCGTGGACAACCCGGAGCGGCGCAACGCCCTCGACCCCGGCATCGCCCGTGACCTGATCGACGTGTGCGACGAGGTCGACGCCGACCCTGCCGTGGGCGCCGCGGTGGTGCGGGGGGCGGGGGGCACGTTCTGCTCGGGCGCCGATCGAGCCGTGCTCGACTCGGGCCAGCCCCAGGCCGGCGACGAGACCTACAAGGCCATGGGCCTGGTGTACCGGTCGTTCCACCGGGTGGGGCAGCTGGCCGTGCCCACCGTGGCCGCGGTGCGGGGGGCGGTGGTGGGGGCGGGGCTCAACCTGATGCTGGCCACCGACCTGCGGGTGGTGGCCGACGACGCCAAGGTGCTGGCCGGGTTCCTGCGCATCGGGGTCCACCCGGGGGGCGGCTTCTTCACCCTGGCCGGGCGGTCGGCGGGCCGGGAGGCGGCCGCCGCCCTGGGCCTGTTCAGCGAGACGCTGGTGGGCCCGGCCCTGGTGGAGGCGGGGGTGGCTTGGCAGGCCGTCCCCGACGGGGAGGTGGACGAGCGGGCCCTGGCCCTGGCCGGCCGGGCCGCCGCCGACCCCGAGCTGGCCCGCCTGGCCGTGCAGTCGTTCCGGCGGGAGCTGGGCCCCCCGGCCATCCCGTGGGACGTGGCCATCGACTTCGAGCGCCCGTCCCAGATGTGGTCGCTCGACCGCCGCGCCGCTGTCACCGACCCCTGA
- a CDS encoding glycosyltransferase translates to MRLLVLSPTLEVAGAERIAVDLARHVATRGHDVALVAPPGPLEDELAAAGIARLHVAGLGRSPLGVATAAVSVARAIRARRPTVVHAHNPRMAAVARTARLLAGGGPPLLTTFHGGRVEGDRAAARLLRSGDRLVCVDDDLRDRMVAHGCAADRTEVILNGVGPALAPDDPLLAGLDAELGRDGPTVAVVGSLVAVKAVDRAIRATRLVIDAVPTARLLVVGDGPERTALEALATSLGLGAHVRFLGVRRDARAVVQRATVVVSTSRSEGLSLAALETLRAGTPLVAPDVGGMRRLLGGGAGVLLADTRPPTVAAAVVDLLRRPDVVAAMGRAGRALTADRHDRDRMLAAYESAYLGLSGAVR, encoded by the coding sequence GTGAGGTTGCTGGTCCTGTCGCCGACGCTGGAGGTGGCCGGGGCCGAGCGCATCGCCGTCGACCTGGCGCGCCACGTCGCCACCCGCGGGCACGACGTGGCCCTGGTGGCCCCGCCCGGCCCCCTCGAGGACGAGCTCGCGGCGGCCGGCATCGCCCGGCTCCACGTCGCGGGCCTCGGCCGCTCGCCGCTCGGCGTGGCGACCGCCGCCGTCTCCGTCGCCCGCGCCATCCGCGCCCGTCGACCGACGGTCGTCCACGCCCACAACCCGCGCATGGCGGCCGTGGCCCGCACGGCGCGCCTGCTGGCGGGCGGCGGCCCACCCCTGCTGACGACGTTCCACGGCGGTCGAGTCGAGGGCGACCGAGCTGCGGCCCGACTGCTGCGGAGCGGAGACCGCCTCGTCTGCGTCGACGACGACCTGCGGGACCGCATGGTGGCCCACGGGTGCGCGGCCGACCGGACGGAGGTCATCCTCAACGGGGTCGGTCCGGCCCTGGCGCCGGACGATCCCCTTCTGGCCGGCCTCGACGCCGAGCTCGGGCGCGACGGGCCCACGGTGGCGGTGGTCGGTTCGCTGGTGGCCGTCAAGGCCGTCGACCGCGCCATCCGCGCCACCCGGCTCGTCATCGACGCCGTCCCCACCGCCCGTCTGCTCGTGGTGGGCGACGGGCCGGAGCGCACCGCTCTCGAGGCTCTGGCCACCTCGTTGGGCCTCGGCGCCCACGTCCGGTTCCTGGGTGTTCGTCGTGACGCCCGGGCCGTGGTCCAGCGGGCGACCGTGGTGGTGTCGACCTCCCGATCGGAAGGCCTCTCGCTGGCCGCGCTCGAGACGTTGCGGGCCGGAACGCCCCTCGTCGCCCCCGACGTCGGCGGCATGCGGCGGCTCCTCGGCGGGGGCGCCGGCGTCCTCCTCGCCGACACCCGCCCCCCCACCGTGGCCGCCGCCGTCGTCGACCTCCTGCGAAGGCCCGACGTCGTGGCCGCCATGGGCCGCGCCGGCCGGGCGCTGACGGCTGACCGCCACGACCGGGATCGGATGCTCGCCGCCTACGAGTCGGCCTACCTCGGCCTCTCCGGCGCAGTCAGGTGA
- a CDS encoding VCBS repeat-containing protein: MGVVLATRLGDDGDEKDTATVAEVEPDVDVATTPESESSADPSAPSPFTFEEVAAEIGITHTQGDPVLPPECLFSEPGDPPPREASREAIEALAACQEERSAGGVAAGDFDGDGDADLYFTRLRAPGVLYANDGSGRFTDVTEEHGLDQGPMNGNGAGWADLENDGFPDLYVTTIADDRFHLFMNDGSGPFTEEAVARNVALADDEPRAGFTVSFGDIDNDGWTDIHTTEWTAPHRYGEAPSSHARLLRNRGAAEPGVFDDVTEAAGVVLTDTPDNRGDETPADMVPRDAFGSTLVDLDGDGWQDLLVASDFGTVRMFWNDADGTFTEGTADTPFASVSNAMGSTFGDVDGDGDLDWFTTSIGFLDTCEPPGCVSEHSGSKLFRNDGGRRFTELTPAAGVVDVEWGWGTALADLDVDGNLDLVATNGYDPGVPPSPSKDFAGTTDHAWVGDGTGSFTDVSTDAGLGPDGPVPDGDGKGLAVADLDGDGVLDVVIADTGAPPRVLLTRPRQAGHWLRIAVRGSTSGREALGAVVTVTSAGGRRQVRHIGVATHFLGQSELPAHVGLGQDTDPVEVTVRFPATGEEVVVPGVEADQTIEVAEPG, translated from the coding sequence ATGGGTGTGGTGCTCGCCACCCGCCTGGGCGACGACGGTGACGAGAAGGACACCGCGACCGTGGCCGAGGTCGAACCGGACGTCGACGTCGCCACCACGCCGGAGTCCGAGTCGTCGGCGGACCCGTCTGCTCCCTCCCCGTTCACCTTCGAGGAGGTGGCCGCCGAGATCGGGATCACCCACACCCAGGGAGACCCCGTGCTGCCCCCCGAATGCCTCTTCAGCGAACCAGGGGACCCGCCGCCCCGCGAGGCGTCCCGTGAGGCCATCGAGGCCCTGGCCGCGTGCCAGGAGGAGCGGTCGGCGGGCGGGGTGGCGGCCGGGGACTTCGACGGCGACGGCGACGCCGACCTCTACTTCACCCGGCTGAGAGCGCCGGGGGTGCTGTACGCCAACGACGGCTCGGGGCGCTTCACCGACGTGACCGAGGAGCACGGGCTCGACCAGGGCCCGATGAACGGGAACGGGGCGGGCTGGGCGGACCTCGAGAACGACGGGTTCCCGGACCTCTACGTCACCACCATCGCCGACGACCGCTTCCACCTGTTCATGAACGACGGCTCGGGGCCCTTCACCGAGGAGGCCGTGGCCCGCAACGTCGCCCTGGCCGACGACGAGCCCCGCGCCGGCTTCACCGTGAGCTTCGGCGACATCGACAACGACGGGTGGACCGACATCCACACCACCGAGTGGACCGCTCCCCATCGCTACGGGGAGGCGCCCTCGTCCCACGCCCGACTCCTCCGCAACCGCGGAGCGGCTGAACCGGGCGTGTTCGACGACGTGACCGAGGCCGCGGGCGTCGTCCTCACCGACACGCCCGACAACCGGGGCGACGAGACGCCGGCGGACATGGTCCCCCGTGACGCCTTCGGGTCGACGCTGGTCGACCTGGACGGCGACGGTTGGCAGGACCTCCTGGTGGCCAGCGACTTCGGCACCGTCCGGATGTTCTGGAACGACGCCGACGGCACCTTCACCGAGGGAACGGCCGACACGCCCTTCGCCTCGGTCTCCAACGCCATGGGCTCGACCTTCGGCGACGTCGACGGCGATGGTGACCTCGACTGGTTCACCACCTCGATCGGCTTCCTCGACACCTGTGAGCCACCGGGCTGCGTGAGCGAGCACTCCGGCAGCAAGCTGTTTCGCAACGACGGCGGCCGGCGCTTCACCGAGCTCACGCCCGCCGCCGGGGTGGTCGACGTCGAGTGGGGCTGGGGAACGGCCCTGGCCGACCTGGACGTCGACGGGAACCTCGACCTGGTGGCCACCAACGGGTACGACCCCGGGGTCCCGCCATCACCCTCGAAGGACTTCGCGGGCACGACCGACCACGCCTGGGTCGGCGACGGGACCGGTTCCTTCACCGATGTCAGCACCGACGCCGGCCTCGGGCCGGACGGGCCGGTGCCCGACGGCGACGGCAAGGGCCTCGCCGTCGCCGACCTCGACGGCGACGGCGTGCTCGACGTCGTCATCGCCGACACCGGCGCCCCGCCGCGGGTGCTGCTCACGCGCCCCCGGCAGGCGGGGCACTGGCTGCGGATCGCGGTGCGAGGTTCGACCTCGGGACGGGAGGCCCTCGGCGCGGTCGTGACCGTGACCAGCGCCGGCGGCCGTCGCCAGGTGCGCCACATCGGCGTGGCCACCCACTTCCTCGGCCAGAGCGAGCTCCCCGCCCACGTCGGTCTGGGACAGGACACCGATCCGGTCGAGGTGACCGTCCGGTTCCCGGCGACCGGTGAGGAGGTCGTCGTGCCCGGCGTCGAGGCGGACCAGACCATCGAGGTCGCAGAACCGGGGTGA
- the arsB gene encoding ACR3 family arsenite efflux transporter, whose protein sequence is MATTRTHRDEPAVLDRLSPLDRFLPAWIITAMALGLGLGRVVPGLDDGLDAIKVGSVSLPIAVGLVLMMYPVLAKVRYSQLGTVTTDRRMVGASLALNWLIGPALMFVLAWALLPDLPEYRTGLIVVGLARCIAMVLIWNDLAGGNREAAVFLVAVNSVFQIAAYSLLGWFYLDLLPGWLGWGDGEALGVGLWDITRAVLLFLGVPLAAGSLSRLLGEARRGREWYEERFLPRIGPVALYGLLFTIVVLFALQGDAITSAPGDVARIAIPLLAYFALMWGGAFALGLRLGLPYDRNITVAFTAAGNNFELAIAVAISVFGVTSGQALAGVVGPLIEVPVLVALVYVALWAGRSFYPDPAKAEGRSTDGRPTVLFLCVHNAGRSQMALGWFTHLAGDRAVAWSGGSEPATQINPVAIAAMAEVGIDISGEHPTPWTDEIVGAADVVITMGCGDACPLFPGKRCEDWDLDDPAGQDLEHVRPIRDDIRACVEALLASLDVPATT, encoded by the coding sequence GTGGCGACCACCAGGACCCACCGCGACGAGCCCGCGGTCCTCGACCGGCTCTCGCCGCTGGACAGGTTCCTGCCGGCGTGGATCATCACCGCCATGGCCCTCGGCCTGGGCCTGGGGCGCGTGGTCCCCGGGCTGGATGACGGCCTCGATGCCATCAAGGTCGGCTCGGTGTCGCTGCCGATCGCCGTCGGGCTGGTGCTGATGATGTACCCGGTGCTGGCCAAGGTCCGGTACTCCCAGCTCGGCACCGTCACCACCGACCGGCGCATGGTGGGCGCCTCGCTGGCCCTGAACTGGCTGATCGGCCCGGCGCTCATGTTCGTCCTCGCCTGGGCGCTGCTGCCGGACCTGCCGGAGTACCGGACCGGGCTCATCGTCGTCGGCCTCGCCCGCTGCATCGCCATGGTCCTCATCTGGAACGACCTGGCCGGCGGGAACCGGGAGGCCGCGGTGTTCCTGGTGGCGGTCAACTCGGTGTTCCAGATCGCCGCCTACTCCCTGCTCGGCTGGTTCTACCTGGACCTGCTGCCGGGCTGGCTCGGCTGGGGCGACGGTGAAGCCCTCGGCGTCGGCCTGTGGGACATCACCCGGGCCGTGCTCCTCTTCCTCGGCGTCCCCCTCGCCGCCGGCTCCCTCAGCCGCCTCCTGGGCGAGGCGCGCCGGGGCCGGGAGTGGTACGAGGAGCGGTTCCTGCCCCGCATCGGCCCGGTCGCCCTCTACGGGCTGCTGTTCACCATCGTCGTCCTCTTCGCCCTCCAGGGCGACGCCATCACCTCCGCACCTGGCGACGTGGCCCGCATCGCCATCCCGCTGCTCGCCTACTTCGCCCTCATGTGGGGCGGCGCCTTCGCTCTCGGGCTCCGCCTGGGACTGCCCTACGACCGCAACATCACCGTCGCCTTCACTGCCGCAGGCAACAACTTCGAGCTCGCCATCGCCGTGGCCATCAGCGTCTTCGGCGTCACCTCCGGCCAGGCCCTCGCCGGCGTCGTCGGCCCCCTCATCGAGGTCCCCGTGCTCGTCGCCCTCGTCTACGTCGCCCTCTGGGCCGGCCGCAGCTTCTATCCCGACCCCGCCAAGGCCGAAGGCAGGAGCACCGACGGCCGGCCCACCGTCCTGTTCCTCTGCGTCCACAACGCCGGCCGCTCCCAGATGGCCCTCGGCTGGTTCACCCACCTCGCCGGCGACCGCGCCGTCGCCTGGTCCGGCGGCTCCGAACCCGCCACCCAGATCAACCCGGTCGCCATCGCCGCCATGGCCGAGGTCGGCATCGACATCTCCGGCGAGCACCCCACGCCCTGGACCGACGAGATCGTCGGCGCGGCCGACGTCGTCATCACCATGGGCTGCGGCGACGCCTGCCCTCTCTTCCCCGGCAAGCGCTGCGAGGACTGGGATCTCGACGACCCCGCCGGCCAGGACCTCGAGCACGTCCGCCCCATCCGCGACGACATCCGGGCCTGCGTCGAGGCCCTCCTCGCCAGCCTCGACGTTCCCGCCACCACCTGA
- a CDS encoding oligosaccharide flippase family protein, with amino-acid sequence MTAEGQRDTPLGGGLWVVASVVVPNLYVGVLSVAIDATLGAGGLGRQSVIAFAATAAITLAGSGGFIALVRSVASTHASHDRAGARHLVRWGARLHGVTGASAAALVALPALWDDDLRAAWLLAAVVTLLGTMQMVPAAVLIGCRRWREANVVGLVTGAAAVPATILVLRAGGGVAGVFAVEAVMIAVNLTVAALLARRALAGADDGARPRPEPPWRFAALSAVGVTMTVVVWRRSELLVLAALASDEEVARYSVAFGLSAILLALSERCSTVMTSTFSGLAGDGAGPLRAAGARALRVLTVAMLPVTAWTAALGPAAIRVVYGDEYHRSGAVLLVMLTTMALLPLWTVSAAVLAARGDATSPLLAGLGACVLDLVVAVPLVAAHGALGAALASVLGQLTTIGALWVVARRRVGPIPVHVASTLRAAGVAAGSGGVGWCVVVLMGGPIGLAAGVVATLSAAAVLAGVFRPLTWDDASWLSNALGARAKARTAALLHRVARHDPVVPGGQAPRPAASE; translated from the coding sequence GTGACGGCTGAGGGCCAGCGGGACACGCCGCTCGGTGGCGGCCTGTGGGTCGTCGCCAGCGTCGTCGTGCCCAACCTGTACGTGGGGGTGCTGTCGGTGGCCATCGACGCCACCCTCGGCGCCGGTGGGCTCGGGCGACAGAGCGTGATCGCCTTCGCCGCCACCGCGGCGATCACGCTGGCCGGCTCCGGCGGCTTCATCGCCCTGGTGCGCTCCGTGGCCTCGACGCACGCCAGCCACGACCGGGCCGGGGCGCGTCACCTCGTCCGGTGGGGAGCCCGGCTGCACGGCGTCACCGGGGCGTCGGCCGCGGCGCTGGTCGCCCTGCCCGCCCTGTGGGACGACGACCTGCGGGCGGCTTGGCTCCTCGCCGCCGTGGTGACCCTGCTGGGCACCATGCAGATGGTCCCGGCCGCGGTGCTCATCGGATGCCGGCGATGGCGAGAGGCCAACGTGGTGGGCCTGGTGACCGGGGCGGCGGCGGTGCCCGCCACCATCCTCGTCCTCCGCGCCGGGGGGGGAGTCGCCGGCGTGTTCGCGGTCGAAGCCGTCATGATCGCGGTCAACCTCACGGTGGCCGCGCTGCTGGCGCGGCGGGCCCTGGCCGGGGCCGACGACGGGGCCCGCCCCCGGCCGGAGCCGCCGTGGCGCTTCGCCGCGCTCAGCGCCGTCGGCGTGACGATGACGGTGGTGGTGTGGCGCCGGTCGGAGCTGCTGGTGCTGGCCGCGCTGGCGAGCGACGAGGAGGTCGCCCGGTACTCCGTCGCCTTCGGGCTCTCGGCCATCCTGCTGGCCCTGTCGGAGCGCTGCTCGACCGTCATGACGTCCACCTTCAGCGGTCTCGCAGGCGACGGTGCCGGGCCCCTCCGGGCCGCTGGGGCCCGCGCCCTGCGCGTGCTGACCGTCGCCATGCTGCCCGTCACCGCGTGGACCGCCGCCCTCGGCCCGGCCGCGATCCGCGTCGTGTACGGCGACGAGTACCACCGGAGCGGTGCTGTCCTGTTGGTGATGCTGACGACGATGGCCCTCCTGCCACTGTGGACCGTGAGCGCCGCCGTCCTCGCGGCCCGCGGCGATGCCACCTCCCCACTGCTGGCCGGTCTGGGCGCGTGCGTCCTCGACCTCGTCGTCGCCGTGCCCTTGGTCGCCGCCCATGGTGCGCTCGGCGCCGCGCTGGCGAGCGTCCTGGGCCAGTTGACGACGATCGGCGCCCTCTGGGTCGTGGCGCGACGGCGGGTCGGTCCCATCCCGGTGCACGTCGCGTCCACCCTGAGGGCGGCCGGCGTCGCCGCTGGATCCGGGGGTGTCGGCTGGTGCGTCGTGGTCCTCATGGGGGGCCCGATCGGGCTGGCCGCGGGCGTGGTGGCGACGCTGAGTGCCGCCGCCGTCCTCGCCGGTGTGTTCCGACCTCTGACCTGGGATGATGCCTCCTGGTTGTCGAACGCGCTCGGGGCCCGCGCCAAGGCCCGGACCGCCGCACTGCTGCACCGGGTGGCGAGGCACGACCCCGTCGTCCCCGGCGGTCAGGCCCCTCGGCCCGCCGCCTCGGAGTAG
- a CDS encoding ArsI/CadI family heavy metal resistance metalloenzyme encodes MQLALNVSDIDEAVAFYSRLLATEPAKVRPGYANFAVADPPLKLVLIEGEGGGTLNHLGVEVETGDEVIATEARLAGEGMATTGVDDTTCCYAAKTETWVNDPDGAPWEVYVKTGDAEQMATTALPDGGTASCCTPAAIRASVAAGAAPGSASGCC; translated from the coding sequence GTGCAGCTCGCTCTCAACGTGTCCGACATCGACGAGGCGGTGGCCTTCTACTCGAGGCTGCTCGCCACCGAACCGGCCAAGGTCCGCCCCGGGTACGCCAACTTCGCCGTGGCCGACCCGCCGCTGAAGCTGGTGCTGATCGAGGGCGAGGGGGGCGGCACCCTGAACCACCTCGGGGTCGAGGTGGAGACCGGTGACGAGGTCATCGCCACCGAGGCCCGCCTGGCCGGCGAGGGGATGGCGACCACCGGGGTGGACGACACGACGTGCTGCTACGCGGCGAAGACCGAGACGTGGGTCAACGATCCCGACGGGGCGCCGTGGGAGGTCTACGTCAAGACCGGTGACGCCGAGCAGATGGCCACCACGGCCCTTCCCGACGGGGGCACGGCGAGCTGCTGCACGCCGGCGGCCATCCGCGCCTCGGTCGCCGCCGGGGCCGCGCCCGGCTCCGCTTCCGGCTGCTGCTGA